The proteins below come from a single Micropterus dolomieu isolate WLL.071019.BEF.003 ecotype Adirondacks linkage group LG05, ASM2129224v1, whole genome shotgun sequence genomic window:
- the LOC123971465 gene encoding AP-1 complex subunit sigma-2 isoform X2, with translation MQFMLLFSRQGKLRLQKWYVPLSDKEKKKITRELVQTVLARKPKMCSFLEWRDLKIVYKRYASLYFCCAIEDQDNELITLEIIHRYVELLDKYFGSVCELDIIFNFEKAYFILDEFLLGGEAQETSKKNVLKAIEQADLLQEPRHEYFNVPVY, from the exons ATGCAGTTCATGCTTCTATTCAGTCGACAAGGCAAGCTCAGGCTTCAGAAATGGTACGTGCCTTTATCtgataaagagaaaaagaagatcACCAGAGAGTTGGTGCAGACGGTCCTGGCTCGAAAGCCCAAAATGTGCAGCTTtctggagtggagagacctcaAGATTGTATATAAGAG ATATGCCAGCCTGTACTTCTGCTGTGCCATAGAGGACCAGGACAACGAGCTCATCACACTGGAGATCATCCACAGATATGTGGAGCTGCTGGACAAATACTTTGGCAGT GTTTGTGAGCTGGACATTATTTTCAACTTTGAGAAGGCTTACTTCATTCTGGATGAATTCTTGCTGGGTGGGGAAGCTCAGGAAACGTCCAAAAAGAATGTATTGAAGGCCATTGAGCAGGCTGACTTGCTACAGGAG
- the LOC123971465 gene encoding AP-1 complex subunit sigma-2 isoform X1 — protein sequence MQFMLLFSRQGKLRLQKWYVPLSDKEKKKITRELVQTVLARKPKMCSFLEWRDLKIVYKRYASLYFCCAIEDQDNELITLEIIHRYVELLDKYFGSVCELDIIFNFEKAYFILDEFLLGGEAQETSKKNVLKAIEQADLLQEEAETPRSVLEEIGLT from the exons ATGCAGTTCATGCTTCTATTCAGTCGACAAGGCAAGCTCAGGCTTCAGAAATGGTACGTGCCTTTATCtgataaagagaaaaagaagatcACCAGAGAGTTGGTGCAGACGGTCCTGGCTCGAAAGCCCAAAATGTGCAGCTTtctggagtggagagacctcaAGATTGTATATAAGAG ATATGCCAGCCTGTACTTCTGCTGTGCCATAGAGGACCAGGACAACGAGCTCATCACACTGGAGATCATCCACAGATATGTGGAGCTGCTGGACAAATACTTTGGCAGT GTTTGTGAGCTGGACATTATTTTCAACTTTGAGAAGGCTTACTTCATTCTGGATGAATTCTTGCTGGGTGGGGAAGCTCAGGAAACGTCCAAAAAGAATGTATTGAAGGCCATTGAGCAGGCTGACTTGCTACAGGAG
- the LOC123971455 gene encoding retinoschisin-like — translation MEVTARCAAVLLVLLLSQALIAVHSQEVSEEEAVQEVEVVQEDEVVQEEEAVQEADQPVIETWTRNIKACTCDCEAADSPTGIPSVVPSVLPTSLPPPSPQGHSLNCMPECPYHRALGFESGSVTSDQISCSNQEQYVGWYSSWTPNKARLNNQGFGCAWLSKFNDQFQWIQIDLKEVGVVSGILIQGRCDADEWITKYSVQYRTVETLNWIYYKDQTGNNRVFYGNSDRSSSVQNLLRPPIVARYIRLLPLGWHTRIAMRMELLMCMNKCP, via the exons ATGGAAGTCACTGCTCGTTGTGCTGCTGTACTGCTCGTCCTGCTTCTGTCTCAGG CCCTGATTGCTGTTCACTCACAGGAGGTAAGC GAAGAGGAGGCTGTCCAAGAGGTGGAGGTCGTCCAGGAGGATGAGGTtgtccaggaggaggaggctgtcCAGGAGGCGGACCAGCCGGTGATCGAGACGTGGACGCGGAACATCAAAGCCTGCACCTGTGACTGCGAAGCTGCTGATTCACCGACAGGTATCCCCTCTGTCGTCCCATCTGTCCTGCCAACGTCACTGCCACCGCCATCACCTCAGGGTCACTCACTGAACTGCATGCCAG AATGCCCTTACCACAGAGCCCTGGGCTTTGAATCTGGATCTGTGACATCAGACCAGATCAGCTGCTCCAATCAGGAGCAGTACGTCGGCTGGTACTCCTCCTGGACCCCCAACAAGGCTCGCCTTAACAATCAAGGCTTTGG GTGTGCGTGGCTGTCCAAGTTTAATGACCAGTTTCAGTGGATCCAGATTGACCTGAAGGAGGTGGGTGTGGTGTCTGGCATCCTCATCCAGGGCCGCTGCGATGCTGATGAGTGGATTACTAAATACAGCGTCCAATATCGCACCGTGGAAACTCTCAACTGGATCTATTACAAAGAccagacaggaaacaacagG GTCTTCTATGGGAACTCTGACCGCTCCTCTTCGGTGCAGAACCTGCTGCGCCCACCCATCGTAGCTCGTTACATCCGCCTGCTGCCGCTGGGCTGGCACACCCGCATCGCCATGAGGATGGAGCTGCTGATGTGCATGAACAAGTGTCCCTGA